The following are encoded in a window of Amphibacillus xylanus NBRC 15112 genomic DNA:
- a CDS encoding glycosyltransferase family 4 protein: MTYIYAVLICFGLSLILTPLVKKLAFRIGAVDHPNKRKVHQTIMPRLGGLAIFFSFVIGILFFQPDGQYELPIALGAILIMIVGIIDDKYQIKARYKFIVQLIAALIIVLSGLEITYINFPFGHVIEFGYLSTPITILWIVGITNAINLIDGLDGLAGGVSTIALLTIGGLAISLGDIFVALISFLLVGSTLGFLVFNFYPAKIFMGDTGALFLGYMIGVLSILGFKNATLFSLIVPIAILGVPILDTLLAIIRRAVHKKPLYSPDKMHLHHCLLNLGFGHRQTVILIYCISALFSLAAIIFNQSTMWGTTITFFAMAILIELMIELTGIISVNYRPLLNFLNKRR, translated from the coding sequence ATGACTTATATTTACGCTGTATTGATTTGCTTTGGCTTATCTTTAATACTGACCCCTTTAGTAAAAAAATTAGCATTTAGGATTGGTGCAGTTGACCATCCAAATAAGCGGAAAGTTCATCAAACAATTATGCCACGATTAGGTGGCTTAGCTATATTCTTTAGTTTTGTAATTGGAATATTATTTTTTCAACCAGACGGTCAGTATGAATTACCAATTGCGCTAGGTGCGATCTTAATTATGATAGTTGGTATTATTGATGATAAATATCAAATCAAAGCAAGATATAAATTTATCGTACAGCTAATTGCAGCATTGATTATTGTATTATCAGGATTAGAAATCACTTACATTAACTTTCCTTTTGGACATGTGATTGAATTTGGCTATTTAAGTACACCGATTACGATCCTATGGATTGTAGGCATTACGAATGCGATAAACCTAATCGATGGGTTAGACGGATTAGCAGGTGGTGTCTCGACAATTGCATTACTTACAATTGGCGGCTTAGCCATCTCGTTAGGAGATATATTCGTTGCTTTAATTAGCTTTTTATTAGTAGGAAGTACACTCGGATTTTTAGTCTTTAATTTCTATCCGGCAAAGATATTTATGGGCGATACAGGGGCGCTATTTTTAGGGTATATGATTGGCGTTCTGTCGATCTTAGGATTTAAAAATGCTACATTATTCTCATTAATTGTTCCAATTGCAATCTTAGGCGTTCCTATTTTAGATACACTTTTAGCAATCATTAGACGAGCGGTTCATAAAAAACCATTATACTCACCCGATAAAATGCATTTACACCATTGCCTGCTTAATTTGGGCTTTGGTCATCGACAAACAGTTATTTTAATCTATTGCATTAGTGCGTTATTTAGTTTAGCTGCGATTATCTTTAATCAGTCTACAATGTGGGGAACGACGATCACGTTCTTTGCGATGGCAATCTTAATCGAGCTAATGATCGAATTAACAGGAATTATTAGCGTCAACTATCGACCATTACTAAATTTTTTAAATAAAAGAAGATAA
- a CDS encoding CDP-glycerol glycerophosphotransferase family protein, with the protein MAREFLISSYLFLFNIFFSLFKRYPTQNKTVLIASFGDNINHVRKKCLAETDHDIVILTTRSCRIDFADSDRESVLKFETIHLVQFIQSIYHLATAKVIFVDNYFGFLAVTEFNEGVKVIQLWHAAGAIKKFGLHDPTIKNRSPRAHKRFKAVYQRFTHVVIGSDHMGEIFKQAFDLSDNQLLKTGIPRTDFFFDEKRVNEAAQKVLSAYPQINNKKVILYAPTFRDAEIGKADLHLDIEMLSTKLKDTHVVLLRLHPVVRSGFSLEGFADFVIDASSYPNINELLTVTDYLISDYSSIPFEFALLNRPMIFYSYDIDDYVDERGFWVNYKENMPGPVALTTDEIVTCIVNDDFDLLKVKKFADEWNTYSTGQSAESLINAIYNK; encoded by the coding sequence ATGGCTAGAGAATTTCTTATCTCTAGCTATTTGTTCTTATTCAACATCTTTTTTTCTTTGTTTAAGCGCTATCCTACTCAAAACAAAACCGTACTAATCGCATCTTTTGGTGATAATATCAATCATGTGCGTAAAAAGTGTCTAGCCGAGACAGATCATGATATCGTTATTCTCACGACACGAAGTTGCAGGATTGATTTTGCTGATTCTGATCGTGAAAGTGTTTTAAAATTTGAGACGATTCATTTAGTTCAATTCATTCAATCGATTTATCACCTGGCAACTGCTAAGGTTATTTTTGTAGATAATTATTTTGGCTTTTTGGCTGTAACTGAGTTTAATGAAGGTGTTAAAGTTATTCAGCTTTGGCATGCGGCTGGAGCGATTAAAAAGTTTGGTTTACATGACCCTACGATAAAGAATCGTTCACCACGTGCTCATAAACGGTTTAAAGCTGTTTATCAAAGGTTTACACATGTTGTTATCGGATCTGATCATATGGGTGAGATATTTAAACAAGCCTTTGATTTGTCCGACAATCAGTTATTAAAAACGGGGATTCCACGTACTGACTTCTTCTTTGATGAAAAGCGTGTAAATGAAGCAGCTCAGAAGGTGTTGTCGGCATACCCGCAAATTAATAATAAAAAGGTCATCCTTTATGCACCAACTTTTAGAGATGCTGAGATCGGTAAGGCTGATTTACATTTAGACATTGAGATGCTATCGACAAAGCTAAAGGATACTCATGTCGTTCTCTTACGTCTACATCCTGTCGTTAGAAGTGGGTTTTCACTTGAGGGATTTGCTGATTTTGTTATTGATGCTTCTAGTTATCCTAACATCAATGAATTACTGACTGTTACTGATTATTTAATTTCAGATTATTCGTCAATTCCATTTGAATTTGCATTATTGAATAGGCCGATGATCTTTTATAGTTATGATATCGATGATTATGTTGATGAGCGTGGCTTTTGGGTTAATTATAAAGAAAACATGCCTGGTCCGGTTGCTTTAACAACTGATGAGATCGTGACATGTATCGTAAATGATGATTTTGATTTATTAAAGGTGAAAAAATTTGCTGATGAATGGAATACATACTCTACTGGACAATCAGCAGAATCACTGATTAATGCCATTTATAATAAATAA
- the tagD gene encoding glycerol-3-phosphate cytidylyltransferase: MKKVLTYGTFDLLHHGHINILRRAKELGDHLTVAISSDEFNAIKGKKAYYPYETRKMILEAIRYVDKVIPEHEWDQKIRDVQEHNIDVFVMGDDWEGKFDFLKDYCEVVYLPRTEGISTTQIKKDMQAIKNG; encoded by the coding sequence ATGAAAAAGGTTCTAACATACGGCACATTCGATTTATTACACCATGGTCATATAAATATATTACGACGTGCTAAAGAATTAGGCGATCATTTAACAGTTGCGATTTCATCAGATGAATTCAACGCAATTAAAGGAAAGAAAGCCTATTATCCATATGAAACACGAAAAATGATTCTAGAAGCCATTCGCTATGTTGATAAAGTAATTCCAGAACATGAGTGGGATCAAAAGATAAGAGATGTTCAAGAACATAATATCGATGTCTTTGTCATGGGTGATGATTGGGAAGGTAAATTTGACTTTTTAAAAGATTATTGTGAAGTAGTCTATCTTCCACGTACTGAGGGTATCTCTACCACTCAAATAAAGAAAGATATGCAGGCAATAAAAAATGGCTAG
- the pssE gene encoding PssE/Cps14G family polysaccharide biosynthesis glycosyltransferase, whose product MIFVVLGTHELSFKRLLIEVESLIKNKTITDKVIVQAGHTRYDSPLMEIHSFVSYQQMDKWFEEADYVISHAGTGSVLGGLKKGKTVIAVPRLKKYHEHNDDHQLQLLDMLGSKGHIIPCHDLKNLKKAVEAVQLFKPKPFVSGREKICSLLETYIEQA is encoded by the coding sequence TTGATATTTGTCGTACTTGGTACTCATGAACTCTCATTTAAACGGTTGTTAATTGAAGTTGAATCACTAATTAAAAACAAAACAATTACTGATAAAGTAATTGTCCAAGCAGGTCATACACGCTATGATTCACCATTAATGGAAATCCATAGTTTTGTTTCGTATCAACAAATGGATAAATGGTTTGAAGAAGCGGACTATGTCATTTCTCACGCAGGAACAGGATCGGTTCTGGGTGGACTAAAAAAGGGTAAGACGGTCATAGCAGTTCCAAGACTGAAAAAATATCATGAACATAATGATGACCATCAACTGCAACTGCTAGATATGTTAGGTAGCAAAGGACACATTATTCCATGTCATGATCTAAAGAACTTAAAAAAAGCAGTTGAAGCTGTTCAACTGTTTAAGCCGAAACCATTTGTTTCAGGTAGAGAAAAAATCTGTTCACTATTAGAAACGTATATTGAACAAGCATAG